The genomic interval tcttttttcacaAGATCTTTCAGCTCCAATATGCAGCTTTGTAAATCCCTAGTGTCAAAGGCTTCATGTCCAAAAGATCGAGTTTTATCTTCCATACCATCGAGTACATCAGATATTTCAGCATACAAGGTTTCCATTTTTCCCATCAACTGTGAATGTATTTAATTGTTAGGACAGTCATCAACACACTCACAAAAGAATTAAACCAGTTCCGAAATTAGTAGTCTAAACAAAAAATgctaaaaagaaaaactctGATTTTCAAACCTCAGTTGCCTCTTTTCTCGTCCACTCCGGATGGACATAGCCATTAAATTCAAGTAATGATGGTGGCAAGCGTACAGAGAGAATATCTATAGGGGAATACCGGAAGAAAGCAACCATACTTCCAAACCTGTTAATTAAAGTCTTCAATATCAAAATCACTATATTACAaactattattataaaattatgtattagcACTTACCCATAGTAGCGAAGACAATCCTTTTGCAACGAATGACCACAAGTTGCAATGCGATTAGCAGTTGCGTGATTTGAGAAACTAAGTTCCAAAAACTTCCCAAAAGAAAGTCCCCAAGCAGCATCTGACATAACCACCCTGCGATTGGCTGGTGGAACTCCATCTATATGAGCACATCTCAGGCAACGATGCCACATCCAGATTTTACCGTCTCGTTCTCCGGGTAGTTTTAAAGAAGAAAGACGCCTGACATTAATCGTAAGATTTCCCTGCTGATGGGTATAGCATAAGACATGGGCTTCAGCTGATTCTTTGCAAGACCTACAATGCGATGTctgagaataaaaaaaatagttaattggTCCTTTCAACCCAGAGTCACAAAATATGAATAGGGAAACATGTAAACAATTACCGGATCAAACAAGTCGTCACGAAGATATCTCCCTAGAGGCTTGTCAAAACAGCCATAAAACTTAATGCGCATAAGTCGGGAGCGTTCACAAACAATTCCTTTAAGTACACAATGACTAGAAAAAGATACCAATATGCTTTGATGACTATCAGCAGCTGAGAAGTACTCACTTGAAACCTCATTTTCATCTATCCTTTCAGACTTTGTCAGCTCATAAATCTCTTCAGGTTGTTTCTCGTCTTGTGGTAAGTTTACCATTAAATCTTGTTGGGAAAAATTTCTGGCATCGGAAAAGATCCTGGAATCTGTGACATAATTGGACGGGTTCAATGAAGTGTTTAGACCAATATTAGATTCAAAATCATCATTGTACGCATCTGGTACTATGTTTTCCATGGAAGGAGAGTCCACAGCATCAACTAGCAAAGGAAAGTCATTTTCCAGGCCAAAATGCTCAGACAGAGAGCCACATCCTTCCAATTCAGGATTGATATCCAAAATTTCCCGATCATGAGCAGAACCCTCAGCAACTGCTACATAattagttgaagcaattgaatCAAAGTTCACAGAAACCGTAGGATCAGCTGTTTCTTTCTCTTGAATAGCAATTGACTGTCCTTGTGCCATCTTCGGCAGGGTAGCACCCTCATCTGCAAGAAAGGAAGTCTCAAGGGATAAATGATAAGCAGCAAAAACTGCATATTGAACGACATGTTTAACCTTCTTCAGTTCTTCACGACTTTTGCCCCTCAACAGAACCTACACAAGAAGCCCCAACAACCTAGTTAGACGTAATGAATTATCCAGTCTGCGAGAATAGTAAAATATAATGCAGTTCCCGAATAAATGAAACAAAAAGTACTGGAAATAAAATGTCAGCCAAAGAGGGTAGAAACTACACAAGCACCAAGGAACATTACCGTGCAACCTAAACGTCTTGGACACCCTTCAAAAAACATCAAGGTTTTTGTTGGCTTCTTGTTTAACTGATTGCTATTCTCATGTTCTTCAGAAACTTTTTCCAAGCGAAATAATTCACAGTGCCCTAATCGAGTTGTTGATATATTATCAATTGATGGCGTGATAAGAGCACCAGTGCACCGAGCTATACGCTCCAGCAAAGGCTTTTTAACATTCAGCACTAACGAAATTTCCTTCGTGAGCAAATAATCTTGGGCATATGAAGAAACACTTTTTTCTACTAACAGAACATTTGGACGGAGAGCTTCAATCTTTGAAATGATAGTCTTCAGATGCTCATTTTCCTGCACAAAACAATTGCTTTAAAAGTTTATGATAACATTTCATTATACGTAGCTTAAAAATCAGCAAATTATTAGAAAATACCTGCTGAAGTAAAGTATCAAAAGAAGCCAACTGATTTGGAACTTTCTGGTATTCCAGTGCTCCTCCTAAAATAAGTAACCTAGCATGTTTGTATTGTGAGGTCATGCGCTTGTGCTTTATGTTTTTGGTACAAACCACTCCCTTTACAAGGGTGCTGCATACACAACAACACGGTAATATTAAGAATGCATCCACGTATGAGAGATCTAAAATGTTGGGATATCAAACATCTCCGGAATGCAAAAGACATATATACCTATCAACTGGACTTCCTGATGCTATACATTTGACCTTTACATAATCACCAGGATCCATACTGCCTCCTCTGCTAGTATCTGGCTTCACAGAATTTGCAGCTTGCCATGCAACTGTTGTAACTATGTCAAGCCAATCCTCACTTCCATTCTCTTGGCCAATTTTGATACCTTCTCCTTGTAGCAGCTGTGAAACAAGAGCCCTAAAATGCCCCTGGACCACAGCTTTAAGAGGCTCCTTGTTATCTTCATTAGGTTTCTCTTTCGCTGGAAAGATGCTAGAAAGACTACCACTTGATGAGAAGAATGCACCTGAGTCACCAAAATCATCATCATCGTCATCATCATAAGCAAAAGATCCATTCTCTGCCTCATCATTTTCATCTTCAGGGGGAGGGGGAAACCAGAGAAGACCATTATTTTCGAAGTCCAGTGGTCTTTGTGATCTCTCATATTGGTTACGAAAAATTGACAAGTCATCTGAACAGTATTCTGTGTTTTCTGGATCCTCATACTCTAACACGGGCCTTTTTAAAACAGGCTCTTGACCAAAATGACTATTTCGAGACACACTTTCCACCTTCTGTACAGAATGCCCAACTGAAAAATTAATCCTAGAGGGGTTCTCAAAAGAACTTGATACTACAGACTTAGAGCTATATCTAACACTAACAGTATTTGAATCTACATCGGCATTGTCATGACAATATTCACTTGAAGGGCTAAGAAGGTGCTTCCCCGAATCCTCTGCATCTTCTTCATCACTCCTGCATTAATAAAGATAGATTTACTGAGGCAGGcaatatattaaaaagaaaaaacgaGAAACAACAATCAAGACAAACCAAATCATCAAAAAGTATATCATCGATATGACATGAACCAAGACCGGGAGTTATACCAGCTttccatttatttatttaatgatttatttttatttatttaaaaaacaaaaaaagaaaaaaaacaagaaagagaaagaaagcttTCCATTTATAATTTGTAACACCAATTATAACCGTACAAAACATTgaaaatttggactttaaacaGTTTCATATGGTTTAATAATAAACATGTCATATGTGTGAGGAAATCCAAGAGAAAAACCTTCATAATCTGAAGAAAAACATCTACCAAAACTACACCCAACCTGATTAAAAGCTTACCTACTAGACGAGGTATGAACATATACAGGAGATGGATGACCGCTAAATGAGGACATAACCTCACTTGTAATGGCATGGGGAGAATAACCATAATCCCGGGCTTCAAGATATCGTGAAAAGTGATCACTCTGAATCGATTCCGCATATGTAGAACACTTGATTCTTTCACCGTGAAAGCACGGAGATGGTGGTTCAGGGCTTTCACGGGGAGAAGCAGATGGGTGTACTTTCTCATTGAATTTGCTCCCAACTACCCCTCTCATTCCCGTCTCAGAACATAACTTGCAGAACTTCATTACACCGCTAGATTCAATAACAAGTGACTCATAATCAGGGATACATTTCCCACAAAACCACCTACCACAACTTTGGCAATGGTATCTCGGAGAATGACTGGAGAAGTTTGTATGGCATTCACAACACATATTGTTACCGTTTTCGGGCATTTCAAATTCGCCGGAAAAACGTATATCGCTTGCTTCTCGGTAGAGCCAAGACTTAACCTTTACTATTAGATCTAATAGTGAAGTATCAGGTATTCCCATAGAATGTAATAACCCAACCAAGAATTGGAACCACCTCCTCCtcccaaactttttttttcacaactctttctaaatttagtatttttttttcaagtttttgttcaaaaaaaaaaaatctactcTCAGACTCGAGTTATGGAATACTCTGGTGTAAAAATTAACCAAAAATATTTGTAAGGATAAACCCACAGATAAAAATGGTGGGCGTATGGATGTGGGTTTTGAACAGATTTTGACTTTTTTTGActtggttttttctttttctttttttctcttctttgttTTTCCTTTTCAAAAATGGGAATAGAAAGAAATAAGTCCTCCAAGAATCACAAAATATTTCAGAGGAAATCGACAATATAAGATCAAACAAAACTAAATATATTTACAACCCAAATCATATCCCAATAATCCTCAACACATACCCTTcccaaaataaaagaaaaaaaaatgaaacaataACTAACATttgttaataaattaaaaaaaaaaaaaaaacgaagcTACAAACCCAGTAAGAAACACTAACCAAGATCAAGAAACGCAGGTAGAAACTTTCTAAATGAAAAACCCTAACCAATCCCAGATTCCTCAACTGTGCATCGAATGACAGATTCGAGCATCAGAACGATTCAAATCCAACAGCTGACAAAGAAAACAAGAAGGATcataaaaccctaatccccaaACCGCTGATGATCCACACAATCCAAATCCGCAAAGATTAAACATAAAGAGAAAATTCGAAGGAAGCGCGGAACCGactctataaatataaatcagaaactttaaaaacaaaaacaaaagagaaGAAGTGCGTAACAAGCAACAGTGCAAGGGGGAAGGGAATAAGAATTATGTTTTGTTTAaagattattataattatttagtgaGTATCTGTTTATAAAATTGAAGaaactttctctctttctctctccaaACAGAAAATActgataatattaataataaaaatcaaaGAGGATGAAGAATGAGAATGAAAAGGAGAAAAAGGAAGAGTACGGAGAAGGTTCCCTTTCTACCGGAATCGGCTCGCATCTCGAATTCCACCATTTCCACATCTACATTACCTTCTCTCTTACTATTACTATTACAATTACTGAgccttaacattttttttttctctctttacttttctctctctctctttctgtaAAACAATTCAAAAAGcaccaactctctctctctctctttccccttttaggaggcgtttggttgggaggaataaaaatataggaataggaatgggaaagggaataggaataggaataggaatggaatggaataaaatttaaaatacataaaaaaaattgataaaaaaataattaaattttttttcttgttacattggaatggtcattcctttctttttaaaatggaatggtggaaagagcattccattggaatgccattctaatactttaaaatgcaaccaaacaaaagaatggaatgaaaattgtttcctttccattccattccatttcattacctccaaccaaacgccacctcaaatttttcatttttatttaatttattatttttatattgatgagtTAGGAGCATGTTGATTGGTCAGCGTGAtgctttattttttgttttttttttttctttattttggtttttgttgaaaatgttgagatttttttatttatgtttagatAGATGAAGAAGCAAGCTTTCCTCGTTTAGTCTTAATAAAATCCCAAATAAAAAGGCAAGGGTCAGAATCAGTGTGTGCAAAAGggcgtttaaagaattttatcattgctttaattatttaatttttattatcataatttcattatcttttttatatatttttacagttgGCACAATGTTCCACAACAAATCCTAAAAATAAAGATTTGAGGGGGTTCGTTCGTTACAAATTATATCCCATATAGTATTGtagtttatattatattttatttcaaattatacatgctattaaattttgcatgcatataaatatataatattttaatataaattaaaattaatataataatatataaaaatatgaaatttttataatataggAAAATCACTTGATGTACatgttatcttaattttagttaACTTGGTGTGGCACCTCTAATTGGCAAAAAAAGCAAAAAACACATTAGAGACAAGTTAGCACTAACCGGTTAAGTTAGTTTCGTGCAGGTCTAGCCCTAAGCATAGGCGAGCTAGACCCATGCGTAGGACccattaaaattttttaatatatcattatttaaagaaaaatttacatgatatactaacttttgccatttttcttacaaaatacttattttttacttttttactgtgttttttttataagttttatactgCGTTATACTTTGTTAAGTTTTCACttgtgttttttagttgttctactgttgttttgagttgttatgttttgtgttttactggtgttttataaaaacacagtatttttgaaaaaaattccgtgtgacagtatttttgtaaaagctaacttaaattccagtattttttgtaagtttcccttatttaaatgctatatttaatttaaattaacaattaatacACCCAAACTTGGCCTAGCATAGTGGCAACCTAGTAAAAGATTagattttattagatttaaatgcataaatattatttaaatattttttttctaagtccAACATTTCATAAGTTCATCTCCTTTTTTGCTACTAAGAAAAAATtcgtctattttttttttattattttctttcttttcttgtgagaaaaaaaaaattattaatcaagatataatatttaatttcaataataataataataaataaattttttcttgtatattatttgatttgattttaatttatttcttttttatatatcttatttaatttatttgttaaaaattattcacTACAGGTAAATTTAGACTtgattgttttttgtttttaagaatttgatttattgtattattgaaaTTTTAGCAAGATAAAAATTTTATCATGAATGATAcagctaattaaaaaaaaaatagaaattcatTAAGAATACTTTATAACTTATTTCAgatttatgtatatttattttattttctttatgttATGATATGtagcatataatttttttagattattttttttatttaaatatatttatatatttattaagggGCCCAAAATTTTTTATCATCTTGGGCCCCTATTTCTTCAGGGTCAGTCCTGGTGTCGAGCAGCCTTCCATCCTTTAAGATCTCATGGTTGCACAGTAAACACAAATAAGAAAAGCATGGAGACTTACAAGATCCACATGGAGCcttcttgaccaagggagctcGGTCAGCTAAGGCTTCGGACAGCCCTTATCCGAGAAAACTCAGGCATGAGGTTGTTTGAAGCTTGGTTAAGACCGAGCATCACCCTCATCCGCGCACATACGCATGTAACCCTAGGCtagatattttctaattttcaaataatcataactaattaaatttaaatccaaattgagttatgtaaaagcctaaattaattaatttttcatctactttccagaaaaaatactCTTA from Cannabis sativa cultivar Pink pepper isolate KNU-18-1 chromosome 4, ASM2916894v1, whole genome shotgun sequence carries:
- the LOC115712761 gene encoding putative 1-phosphatidylinositol-3-phosphate 5-kinase FAB1C, which encodes MGIPDTSLLDLIVKVKSWLYREASDIRFSGEFEMPENGNNMCCECHTNFSSHSPRYHCQSCGRWFCGKCIPDYESLVIESSGVMKFCKLCSETGMRGVVGSKFNEKVHPSASPRESPEPPSPCFHGERIKCSTYAESIQSDHFSRYLEARDYGYSPHAITSEVMSSFSGHPSPVYVHTSSSRSDEEDAEDSGKHLLSPSSEYCHDNADVDSNTVSVRYSSKSVVSSSFENPSRINFSVGHSVQKVESVSRNSHFGQEPVLKRPVLEYEDPENTEYCSDDLSIFRNQYERSQRPLDFENNGLLWFPPPPEDENDEAENGSFAYDDDDDDDFGDSGAFFSSSGSLSSIFPAKEKPNEDNKEPLKAVVQGHFRALVSQLLQGEGIKIGQENGSEDWLDIVTTVAWQAANSVKPDTSRGGSMDPGDYVKVKCIASGSPVDSTLVKGVVCTKNIKHKRMTSQYKHARLLILGGALEYQKVPNQLASFDTLLQQENEHLKTIISKIEALRPNVLLVEKSVSSYAQDYLLTKEISLVLNVKKPLLERIARCTGALITPSIDNISTTRLGHCELFRLEKVSEEHENSNQLNKKPTKTLMFFEGCPRRLGCTVLLRGKSREELKKVKHVVQYAVFAAYHLSLETSFLADEGATLPKMAQGQSIAIQEKETADPTVSVNFDSIASTNYVAVAEGSAHDREILDINPELEGCGSLSEHFGLENDFPLLVDAVDSPSMENIVPDAYNDDFESNIGLNTSLNPSNYVTDSRIFSDARNFSQQDLMVNLPQDEKQPEEIYELTKSERIDENEVSSEYFSAADSHQSILVSFSSHCVLKGIVCERSRLMRIKFYGCFDKPLGRYLRDDLFDPTSHCRSCKESAEAHVLCYTHQQGNLTINVRRLSSLKLPGERDGKIWMWHRCLRCAHIDGVPPANRRVVMSDAAWGLSFGKFLELSFSNHATANRIATCGHSLQKDCLRYYGFGSMVAFFRYSPIDILSVRLPPSLLEFNGYVHPEWTRKEATELMGKMETLYAEISDVLDGMEDKTRSFGHEAFDTRDLQSCILELKDLVKKERNEYIAILQPAFMEISQPGQVAVDVLELNRLRRSLLIGSHVWDRRFYSLDTLLKSNSFSRAAQGDLFGHPVELISDSFCKEDKLEYGHEINVSESLSWLDFPRNDVLSPRSEPCIPNDSELNLCHHDKQEETLADGKTSKDMNSSESFPSHESTLSERIDSAWTGTDQLPLSAQSGLQAGIVRQVSQSDTVPIRRLAMSARNHSFDSALRVQERVRKGLPPSSLHVSTLRSFHASGDFRNMIRDPVSVMRTYSQIFPQEAQKSNIVLSSTPSFISSASHVTEGVRMLLPQTCQSDIVVAVYDNEPTSIISYALSSKEYDDWVANKSNDHEVSCSQHESHKDNTAASTISAWQSFGSMDLDYTRYGSGSEDTPSSISSLFADFKKSPHLRLSFGDDKVKFSVTCYFAELFDSLRKKCCPSEVDFVRSLSRCKRWSAQGGKSNVYFAKSLDERFIVKQVTKTELDSFEEFAPAYFKYLTDSLGSGSPTCLAKILGIYQVTSKHMKGGKETRMDLMVMENLFFKRNISRVYDLKGSARSRYNNDTTGENKVLLDMNLLETLRTKPIFLGSKAKRSLERAVWNDTAFLASVDVMDYSLLVGVDDEKKELVLGIIDFMRQYTWDKHLETWVKASGILGGPKNASPTIISPKQYKKRFRKAMTTYFLTVPDQWSS